The following coding sequences are from one Paenarthrobacter ureafaciens window:
- a CDS encoding AAA family ATPase: MESKRRATVEPASFQGEAYSAVPLDAADNGNASRNPDAVHNGHKPHVMDAERFHDSSERILGAISKVIDGKADAAKLALTVLLAQGHLLLEDVPGVGKTLLAKTLARTVDCTVSRIQFTPDLLPSDVTGVSIYNQSSRQFEFRPGAVFANIVIGDEINRASAKTQSALLECMEEHQVTVDGHSYPLALPFMVVATQNPIEMEGTYPLPEAQRDRFMARISMGYPDRDAEIEMLETHQAVSPLAKVTPVVTANDVAAMIATVQQVYVSPAIKEYTVAIGRATRESARLRLGASPRSLLQLLRAAKATAALDGRDFVLPDDVVDVAESVLAHRIILDRKAASAGDTPQTVLRGILASVPVAQEPPGAWRRDKQSA, encoded by the coding sequence ATGGAGTCCAAGCGACGCGCCACTGTTGAACCAGCTTCTTTTCAGGGCGAGGCGTACAGCGCTGTGCCCCTGGACGCTGCAGACAACGGGAATGCTTCGCGCAACCCGGACGCCGTGCACAACGGGCACAAGCCGCACGTGATGGATGCCGAACGCTTCCACGATTCCAGCGAACGGATCCTCGGTGCGATCAGCAAGGTGATCGATGGGAAGGCCGACGCTGCCAAGCTGGCCCTGACGGTCCTCCTGGCCCAGGGGCACCTGCTGCTTGAGGACGTGCCGGGGGTAGGAAAAACCCTACTGGCAAAGACACTTGCCAGAACCGTTGACTGCACGGTTTCCCGTATCCAGTTCACCCCGGACCTGCTGCCTTCGGATGTCACGGGCGTCTCCATCTATAACCAGTCCTCCCGGCAGTTCGAGTTCCGGCCCGGAGCTGTTTTCGCGAACATCGTGATTGGTGACGAGATTAACCGTGCTTCGGCCAAGACCCAGTCCGCACTGCTCGAGTGCATGGAGGAGCACCAGGTCACCGTGGACGGGCACTCCTATCCGTTGGCCCTGCCGTTCATGGTGGTCGCTACCCAGAACCCCATCGAGATGGAGGGCACCTACCCGCTCCCCGAGGCCCAGCGCGACCGTTTCATGGCGCGCATCTCCATGGGTTACCCGGACCGGGATGCGGAAATCGAAATGCTGGAGACCCACCAGGCTGTTTCGCCCTTGGCCAAGGTGACGCCGGTGGTCACCGCCAACGACGTCGCAGCCATGATTGCCACGGTCCAGCAGGTGTACGTGTCCCCCGCCATCAAGGAGTACACCGTAGCCATAGGCCGCGCCACCCGCGAAAGTGCCCGGTTGCGGCTGGGTGCCAGTCCGCGCTCCTTGCTCCAGTTGCTGCGCGCCGCGAAGGCAACCGCTGCCTTGGACGGCAGGGACTTCGTTCTCCCTGACGATGTGGTGGACGTCGCCGAGTCGGTCCTGGCGCATCGCATCATCCTGGACAGGAAAGCGGCGAGCGCCGGCGATACCCCCCAGACCGTCCTGCGCGGAATCCTTGCCTCGGTCCCGGTCGCCCAGGAACCGCCCGGCGCGTGGCGCAGGGATAAGCAAAGCGCCTAG
- a CDS encoding ABC-F family ATP-binding cassette domain-containing protein, which translates to MAHLLGGENLSVTYGTRTVLDGVTLGLEDGDRIGMVGRNGDGKSTLMRLLALRSTPDSSRVTKRNDVTVGYLDQSDVLDGDLTVGAAIVGDQADHEWAANPKIREIMGGLVGDVDWHANVHSLSGGQKRRVALAKLLIGDHDVIMLDEPTNHLDVEGVAWLARHLKSRWRANQGAFLVVTHDRWFLDEVCNYTWEVHDAMVDMFDGGYAAYVLARAERDRMAAVVENKRQQLVKKELAWLRRGAPARTSKPKFRIEAANELISDVPEPRDSVALSKMATARLGKDVLDLENITLDFEGGESGQKLFNNITLRLAPGERLGLVGVNGAGKSTLLRLLNGDIQPTSGRLKRGKTVVTAVLTQDVKELDEVSDLRVIEVIEREKRSFSVGGKEFTAGQLVEQLGFTKEKQWTPVSDLSGGERRRLQLLRLLVGEPNVLMLDEPTNDLDTDTLAAVEDVLDGWPGTLVVVSHDRYLLERVTDHQMALLGDGKLRGLPGGVDQYLELREAALASGSLAGSTAPTAGSAGGSAPTSADGPSEAEKREARKDLNRIDRQLGKLAQQEEKLHAQMAAKSESGNFDALGELNAKLQELLEEKEGLELEWLEAAEVLGE; encoded by the coding sequence TTGGCCCACCTGCTTGGCGGCGAAAACCTCTCTGTCACCTATGGCACCCGCACCGTGCTCGACGGCGTCACCCTCGGTTTGGAGGATGGCGACCGGATTGGCATGGTCGGCCGTAACGGCGACGGAAAGTCCACCCTCATGCGGCTGCTTGCGCTGCGATCCACTCCGGACTCGAGCCGGGTCACCAAACGCAACGACGTCACTGTGGGCTACCTGGACCAAAGCGACGTGCTCGACGGCGACCTGACGGTGGGTGCCGCGATCGTCGGCGACCAAGCGGACCACGAATGGGCTGCGAACCCGAAGATCCGGGAAATCATGGGCGGCCTCGTAGGTGACGTTGACTGGCACGCCAACGTGCACTCGCTCTCCGGTGGCCAGAAGCGGCGGGTGGCACTGGCCAAGCTCCTGATCGGCGACCACGACGTCATCATGCTGGACGAACCGACCAACCACCTCGACGTCGAAGGCGTTGCCTGGCTGGCGCGGCACCTCAAGTCACGCTGGCGCGCCAACCAAGGCGCGTTCCTGGTGGTCACCCACGACCGCTGGTTCCTCGACGAGGTCTGCAACTACACCTGGGAAGTCCACGACGCCATGGTGGACATGTTCGACGGCGGGTACGCCGCCTACGTCCTGGCGCGCGCCGAGCGCGACCGCATGGCCGCCGTCGTCGAGAATAAGCGCCAGCAACTGGTCAAGAAGGAACTCGCCTGGCTGAGGCGTGGCGCACCGGCCCGGACCTCCAAGCCCAAGTTCCGCATCGAAGCCGCCAACGAGCTCATCTCCGACGTCCCCGAACCCCGCGACTCCGTGGCGCTGAGCAAGATGGCCACCGCCCGGCTGGGCAAGGACGTGCTGGACCTTGAGAACATCACCCTCGATTTTGAGGGAGGCGAATCCGGGCAGAAGCTGTTCAACAACATCACGCTGCGGTTGGCGCCGGGGGAGCGCCTGGGGCTGGTGGGGGTCAACGGCGCCGGCAAGTCCACGCTGCTGCGGCTCCTGAACGGCGACATCCAACCAACGTCGGGTCGGCTCAAGCGCGGTAAGACCGTGGTCACGGCTGTCCTTACACAGGACGTGAAGGAACTTGACGAGGTCTCGGACCTCCGTGTCATTGAGGTTATTGAACGCGAGAAGCGCTCGTTCAGCGTTGGCGGCAAGGAGTTCACGGCCGGGCAACTGGTGGAGCAGTTGGGCTTCACCAAGGAAAAGCAGTGGACGCCGGTCTCCGACCTGTCCGGTGGTGAGCGCCGCCGCCTCCAACTCCTGCGCCTGCTGGTGGGGGAGCCCAACGTCCTCATGCTGGACGAGCCCACCAACGACCTCGACACCGACACCCTGGCCGCCGTGGAAGACGTCCTGGACGGCTGGCCCGGAACGCTGGTGGTTGTCAGCCACGACCGGTACCTGCTGGAGCGCGTCACCGACCACCAAATGGCCTTGCTCGGTGACGGGAAGCTCCGTGGGCTGCCCGGCGGCGTGGACCAGTACCTCGAACTGCGCGAAGCCGCCCTGGCTTCCGGGTCCCTTGCCGGTTCCACCGCACCTACCGCCGGTTCTGCGGGAGGTTCGGCTCCGACGTCGGCGGATGGACCCAGCGAGGCCGAAAAACGCGAAGCGCGGAAGGACCTCAACAGGATCGACCGTCAGCTCGGAAAGTTGGCCCAGCAGGAGGAGAAGCTCCACGCCCAGATGGCAGCCAAGTCCGAATCCGGCAACTTCGACGCCCTCGGGGAACTCAACGCCAAGCTGCAGGAACTGCTCGAGGAGAAGGAAGGCCTGGAGCTCGAGTGGCTCGAAGCCGCTGAAGTCCTAGGGGAGTAA
- a CDS encoding TatD family hydrolase has translation MCNSLAPAPYRTSADPDDAKASRKEYPPAPQPLPVPVMDNHTHLDFRHGLIEVSVADAMDAAAAVGVHGAIQVGCDLESSRFTVQAVEADPRLLGAVAIHPNDAPVYAGRGELESALAEIEDLARHPRIRAIGETGLDFFRTRGEGLAHQRHSFRRHIDMAKRLDLTLQIHDRDAHDDVVQVLKEEGAPERVVFHCFSGDEDLARICNDNGWYMSFAGTMTFKNAQNLRDALAIAEPSRVLVETDSPFLTPHPYRGRPNASYMVPYTVRSMADVTGDDLSELCSRLAENTVNAYGSWA, from the coding sequence ATGTGCAATTCCCTCGCCCCTGCTCCCTATCGCACGTCCGCAGACCCAGACGATGCCAAGGCATCGCGCAAGGAATATCCACCCGCGCCCCAACCGCTCCCCGTCCCCGTGATGGACAACCACACGCACCTGGACTTCCGGCACGGCCTGATCGAGGTAAGCGTCGCCGACGCCATGGATGCCGCCGCCGCCGTCGGTGTTCATGGAGCCATCCAAGTAGGGTGCGACCTCGAGTCGTCCAGGTTCACCGTGCAAGCGGTGGAAGCCGACCCGCGGCTTCTGGGTGCAGTGGCGATCCATCCGAACGATGCTCCCGTTTACGCCGGACGCGGAGAGCTGGAATCGGCCCTCGCCGAGATCGAAGACCTTGCCCGCCATCCCAGAATCCGTGCCATCGGCGAGACCGGCTTGGACTTCTTCCGTACGCGCGGCGAGGGACTGGCGCATCAGCGCCATTCCTTCCGGCGCCACATTGATATGGCCAAGCGCCTTGACCTCACCCTGCAGATCCACGACCGCGATGCCCACGACGACGTGGTGCAGGTGCTCAAGGAAGAGGGTGCTCCGGAGCGGGTGGTCTTCCATTGCTTTTCCGGCGACGAGGATCTGGCGAGGATCTGCAATGACAATGGCTGGTACATGTCCTTCGCCGGGACCATGACGTTCAAGAACGCGCAGAACCTCAGGGACGCCCTGGCCATCGCGGAACCATCCAGGGTGCTGGTGGAGACCGATTCGCCGTTCCTCACCCCGCACCCTTACCGGGGACGTCCCAACGCAAGCTACATGGTTCCCTACACTGTCCGCTCCATGGCCGATGTGACTGGAGATGACCTGTCCGAGCTGTGTTCGCGCCTCGCGGAAAACACCGTCAATGCCTACGGATCATGGGCATAA
- the rsmA gene encoding 16S rRNA (adenine(1518)-N(6)/adenine(1519)-N(6))-dimethyltransferase RsmA: MTEPNSEPAAVAPLLGATDIRRLAEEIGVRPTKTLGQNFVIDGNTIRRIVSAAGIDPDETVLEVGPGLGSLTLGLLDAAREVVAVEIDPVLAGKLPETVRTWRPQAEERFHLVLSDAMKVTELPVEPTALVANLPYNVAVPVVLHLLQHFPGLRHGLVMVQDEVADRLAASPGSKIYGVPSVKAAWYGRMRKAGVIGMNVFWPAPKIHSGLVEFTRHEPPATHVTRDQVFAVIDAAFAQRRKTLRAALAGWAGGAVEAERCLVAAGVDPTARGEVLDIGAYVRIAEARHPAAV, encoded by the coding sequence GTGACTGAACCGAATTCCGAACCCGCCGCCGTCGCGCCTTTGCTGGGCGCAACTGACATCCGACGGTTAGCCGAGGAAATCGGTGTCCGCCCCACCAAGACCCTGGGGCAGAACTTTGTGATCGACGGCAACACCATTCGCAGGATCGTGTCCGCGGCCGGCATCGACCCGGACGAGACCGTGCTGGAAGTTGGACCAGGCCTTGGCTCGCTGACGTTGGGCCTGCTGGACGCGGCCCGCGAGGTAGTCGCCGTCGAAATCGATCCCGTGCTGGCCGGCAAGCTGCCGGAGACCGTCCGTACCTGGCGGCCCCAGGCCGAGGAGCGCTTCCACCTGGTGCTGTCCGATGCCATGAAGGTGACCGAACTGCCGGTGGAGCCCACTGCCTTGGTGGCCAACCTGCCCTACAACGTGGCCGTCCCGGTGGTGCTGCATCTGCTCCAGCACTTCCCGGGCCTGCGCCACGGCCTGGTGATGGTGCAGGACGAGGTGGCCGACCGCCTCGCGGCGTCGCCAGGTTCCAAGATCTACGGCGTCCCGTCCGTCAAGGCCGCCTGGTACGGGCGCATGCGCAAGGCCGGTGTGATCGGCATGAACGTGTTCTGGCCGGCACCCAAGATCCATTCGGGCCTGGTGGAATTCACGCGCCACGAGCCGCCCGCCACCCACGTGACGCGGGACCAGGTCTTCGCCGTCATCGACGCCGCGTTTGCGCAGCGGCGCAAGACGCTCAGGGCTGCGCTGGCGGGTTGGGCAGGCGGTGCCGTGGAGGCCGAACGGTGCCTGGTAGCTGCAGGGGTGGACCCCACCGCACGCGGCGAAGTCCTGGACATTGGCGCGTACGTGCGGATCGCCGAAGCGCGCCACCCGGCAGCAGTATGA
- a CDS encoding resuscitation-promoting factor, with protein MIKFFTTDGKFSFLKVGAQVLVLVALVAGVVAFVGNNKTVTLNVDGKVSSIQTFGGTVDQVVKAAKVELKNDDRVTPALDSRVENGSVVNVNLAKAVSIELDGARKTVNTNAPDVAGLVSELGVAGSSEISQPKDASLEVQGSFVSISTPKTISLVADGKDTSTTTTASDVAEVLKDAGITVGANDRVSQPSNAPIVQDMVIKVSRVDTSKTAETTEEVPFESVKSESAELYKGEEKVTQKGVAGSVVKTFKLVLVDGREASRTLVSSNVTTQPVTEKVAVGTKARPVAAAKAAAPVSSGPTGAPNEAMWDRIAQCESGGNWSINTGNGYYGGLQFSSPTWLANGGGAYAPTANLATKAQQIDIANRLYAKNGLRDWGCAHAA; from the coding sequence GTGATCAAGTTCTTCACAACGGACGGCAAGTTCAGTTTCCTCAAAGTGGGCGCGCAAGTGCTGGTGTTAGTAGCACTCGTAGCCGGTGTCGTTGCCTTCGTGGGCAACAACAAGACGGTCACCTTGAACGTCGACGGAAAAGTGAGCTCCATCCAGACCTTTGGCGGAACCGTCGACCAGGTGGTCAAGGCAGCCAAGGTTGAACTGAAGAACGATGACCGGGTGACCCCCGCGCTGGATTCCCGGGTGGAAAACGGCTCCGTGGTGAACGTCAACCTCGCCAAGGCCGTCTCCATCGAACTGGACGGCGCCCGGAAGACGGTCAACACCAACGCTCCCGATGTGGCCGGCCTGGTCAGCGAACTCGGCGTCGCCGGTTCTTCCGAAATTTCCCAGCCCAAGGATGCTTCCCTCGAAGTCCAGGGTTCCTTCGTGTCCATCTCCACGCCCAAGACCATCAGCCTCGTAGCCGACGGCAAGGACACCAGCACCACCACCACGGCCTCCGACGTCGCCGAGGTCCTCAAGGACGCCGGGATCACCGTGGGTGCCAATGACCGCGTCTCCCAGCCGAGCAACGCCCCCATTGTCCAGGACATGGTCATCAAGGTCTCCCGCGTGGACACCAGCAAGACTGCCGAGACCACCGAGGAAGTCCCGTTCGAGAGCGTCAAGAGCGAAAGCGCAGAGCTCTACAAGGGTGAGGAAAAGGTAACGCAGAAGGGCGTTGCCGGCTCCGTGGTCAAGACGTTCAAGCTGGTCCTCGTGGATGGCCGTGAAGCCTCCCGCACCCTCGTCTCCAGCAACGTGACCACCCAGCCCGTCACCGAGAAGGTGGCTGTTGGAACCAAGGCACGTCCGGTGGCAGCAGCGAAGGCGGCCGCTCCCGTATCCAGCGGCCCCACCGGTGCTCCCAACGAAGCAATGTGGGACCGTATTGCCCAGTGTGAATCCGGCGGCAACTGGTCCATCAACACCGGCAACGGCTACTACGGCGGCCTCCAGTTCTCCAGCCCCACCTGGCTCGCCAACGGTGGTGGCGCCTACGCTCCGACGGCCAACCTTGCCACCAAGGCACAGCAAATCGATATCGCCAACCGCCTCTACGCCAAGAACGGTCTCCGCGACTGGGGCTGCGCGCACGCAGCCTAG
- a CDS encoding transglutaminase TgpA family protein — translation MTVTSRPSADPRSKTSTPGTRRRISGPGPGAFPWAMAGAISMGVLGAALSLNGVFRGWAWFMPLITAVVAVALTLAVLRSLRVQPLLATIGALASLIGVLAFTFCRQESLLGFIPTPETLQAVGRLIKRAGETVVSESAPVAPNVGIVFVTCACLGLLVVLIDALAVPLSMPAASGIGLLAIMVVPATIKPQSVGVPGFIGATIGFLLILGCSQWFAPDSRLQSGAPRGAGQFKRLVVTGVLTLGLAMVVPLAIPGFDNGTFPQGSRLTPWGTSNGLNPMITLGNSLRSPSGAGRITYATSSSGPLYLRSVTIDHFDGETWAPDDRAGSRRAGADRIEAGYSVQGEIVNAVTSINAGLFTSPYLPAPFAPVSVNGLNGRWTWDPDTLSIMSTETSTLAQRYVVFSAAPKVTAQALSQANAAPRSISEDFLRIPGNLPGIVRETARTVTASAGNNYAKALAIQKYLRSGEFIYSLQAPVQNGYDGNGLSVLADFLSVKSGYCVHFASAMAVMARVEGIPSRIAVGYAPGRLTGESVALVGQGSFPEYEVDARDAHAWPELYFEGLGWVPFEPTPSRGVVPEYATEASTTGNLSTNTDEKDVPSTAPTPVPTTAPLPGIDTPAQGPVQGNPLPAIAATSAAVILLAAFLGSPRLTRSVLRRRRLKRRKPGDDQSLPEYPSAGLAWAELLDLATDFGVPSTPSETPRHFSARFRSSTVLGDSGGFDDAAHRAVASLTADFERQRYGRPSDTAAASAAPRIAVVRESLRNNSGWWVRFQADWLPPSLMRRWLHALGAPFRALASVTRRAGAGLARSWRGLRQLLPQRR, via the coding sequence ATGACCGTCACTTCGCGGCCGAGCGCAGATCCCCGGAGCAAAACTTCGACGCCGGGCACACGGCGCCGCATCTCGGGCCCGGGTCCGGGCGCGTTCCCCTGGGCGATGGCCGGGGCCATTTCCATGGGCGTACTGGGTGCCGCGCTTTCACTGAACGGGGTTTTCCGGGGCTGGGCGTGGTTCATGCCGCTGATCACCGCCGTGGTGGCCGTGGCGCTGACGCTGGCCGTGCTGCGCTCCTTGCGCGTGCAGCCCTTGCTGGCCACCATTGGCGCCTTGGCTTCCCTGATCGGGGTCCTGGCCTTCACGTTCTGCCGGCAGGAAAGCCTCCTGGGGTTCATCCCCACGCCGGAGACCCTCCAGGCAGTGGGAAGGCTCATCAAGCGTGCCGGGGAAACCGTGGTTTCCGAGAGCGCTCCAGTGGCTCCAAACGTCGGCATCGTCTTTGTCACGTGCGCTTGCCTTGGGCTTTTGGTGGTCTTGATCGATGCCTTGGCCGTCCCCCTTTCCATGCCCGCGGCGAGCGGCATCGGCCTGCTGGCCATCATGGTTGTTCCGGCCACCATCAAACCGCAAAGCGTCGGCGTGCCGGGCTTTATCGGCGCGACCATCGGGTTCCTGCTGATCCTCGGCTGCAGCCAATGGTTCGCTCCCGACTCGCGGCTGCAATCCGGGGCTCCGCGGGGCGCTGGCCAGTTCAAGCGCTTGGTGGTCACAGGGGTGCTGACCCTTGGCCTGGCGATGGTGGTGCCGCTGGCCATACCGGGTTTCGACAACGGTACCTTCCCGCAAGGCTCACGGCTCACGCCGTGGGGAACCTCGAACGGGCTCAACCCCATGATCACCCTGGGCAACAGCCTCCGCAGCCCCAGCGGGGCGGGCCGGATTACTTACGCCACCAGTTCCAGCGGGCCTTTGTACCTGCGCTCGGTCACCATTGACCACTTCGACGGCGAAACCTGGGCGCCGGATGATCGTGCCGGCTCGCGGCGGGCGGGGGCGGACCGGATCGAGGCCGGGTACTCCGTCCAGGGAGAGATAGTCAACGCCGTCACGTCCATCAACGCCGGACTGTTCACCAGCCCGTATCTACCCGCCCCCTTTGCACCGGTGTCAGTCAACGGGCTCAACGGACGCTGGACGTGGGACCCCGACACGCTGAGCATCATGAGCACGGAAACCAGCACTTTGGCCCAGCGGTACGTTGTGTTTTCCGCAGCGCCCAAGGTCACGGCCCAGGCTTTGTCCCAGGCGAACGCTGCGCCCCGCTCCATTTCCGAGGACTTCCTGCGCATCCCCGGAAACCTCCCGGGCATCGTCCGGGAAACAGCCCGGACGGTGACGGCATCGGCGGGCAACAATTACGCCAAGGCGCTGGCCATCCAGAAATACCTCCGCTCCGGCGAGTTCATCTACTCCCTGCAGGCTCCGGTCCAAAACGGGTATGACGGCAACGGCCTGTCAGTCCTGGCGGATTTCCTTTCCGTCAAGAGCGGCTACTGCGTCCATTTCGCATCGGCGATGGCTGTGATGGCGCGGGTTGAGGGCATCCCCAGCCGAATCGCCGTCGGATACGCACCGGGCCGGCTGACCGGCGAATCCGTGGCGTTGGTGGGCCAAGGTTCCTTCCCCGAGTATGAAGTGGACGCCCGTGACGCCCATGCCTGGCCGGAACTGTACTTCGAAGGCCTGGGGTGGGTTCCTTTTGAGCCGACGCCTTCCCGCGGCGTCGTTCCCGAATATGCCACCGAGGCTTCCACCACCGGAAACCTCAGCACGAACACCGATGAGAAGGACGTTCCCAGTACGGCGCCAACGCCTGTCCCCACCACAGCGCCGCTGCCCGGTATCGACACACCGGCCCAAGGGCCTGTTCAGGGCAACCCGCTTCCCGCTATTGCCGCCACATCTGCCGCCGTCATCCTCTTGGCTGCGTTCCTGGGTTCTCCGCGCCTTACCCGCTCCGTGCTTCGCCGCCGCCGGCTGAAGCGCCGCAAACCCGGGGACGATCAGTCACTCCCGGAGTACCCGTCCGCAGGATTGGCATGGGCCGAATTGCTGGACCTGGCCACGGACTTTGGCGTGCCCTCCACACCAAGCGAAACCCCACGGCACTTCTCGGCAAGGTTCCGCTCCAGCACGGTGCTTGGTGACTCTGGCGGGTTCGACGACGCCGCCCACCGGGCGGTTGCCTCCCTCACCGCCGACTTCGAACGGCAGCGCTATGGCCGCCCCTCGGATACCGCCGCCGCGTCCGCAGCGCCCAGGATCGCCGTCGTCCGGGAGTCGTTGCGCAACAATTCGGGCTGGTGGGTCCGTTTCCAGGCGGACTGGCTTCCGCCGTCGTTGATGCGACGGTGGCTCCACGCGCTCGGCGCGCCTTTCCGGGCGCTGGCCTCGGTCACGAGGCGGGCCGGTGCCGGGCTTGCCAGGTCATGGCGGGGGTTGCGGCAGCTGCTCCCTCAGCGCCGCTGA
- a CDS encoding 4-(cytidine 5'-diphospho)-2-C-methyl-D-erythritol kinase, producing the protein MTPGIRRPGELPYQGERFRARTVRVKAPGKVNVSLAVGPLRPDGYHSVASVYLAVSLYEEVAATSTEAPGITVSISPASTLDLDGVDIPLDERNLAYKAAAVMAEMSEKPTGVHLEITKRVPVAGGMGGGSADAAATLLACDALWNSGLSREELAHVAAELGADVPFSLLGGTAVGLGVGDKLSPALAKAQVDWVLVFADYGLSTPDVFRTLDGLRDSEGAEVPEPVEVDPTILQALRNGDPETLSRVLVNDLQRASIALAPQLRDTIGLGEAQGALAGMVSGSGPTVALLARDPGAASVLAEDLTHRGHNAIAVHGPVPGARIISDTLL; encoded by the coding sequence ATGACCCCGGGAATCCGCAGGCCCGGGGAACTGCCCTACCAAGGGGAGCGCTTCCGTGCACGCACGGTCCGGGTGAAAGCGCCCGGCAAAGTCAACGTCTCGCTGGCCGTTGGACCCTTGCGACCCGATGGCTACCACTCCGTGGCCAGCGTCTACCTGGCAGTGTCCTTGTACGAGGAGGTTGCTGCGACCAGCACTGAAGCCCCCGGGATCACCGTCAGCATCAGCCCGGCGAGCACCTTGGACCTGGACGGCGTCGATATCCCGCTGGATGAGCGCAACCTGGCTTACAAGGCAGCCGCTGTGATGGCCGAGATGTCGGAGAAGCCAACCGGCGTTCACTTGGAGATCACCAAGCGCGTTCCCGTCGCCGGCGGGATGGGCGGGGGGTCCGCCGATGCCGCGGCCACGCTGTTGGCGTGCGATGCCCTGTGGAACAGCGGCCTCTCCCGCGAGGAACTTGCCCACGTGGCCGCCGAACTTGGTGCGGATGTGCCGTTCTCGCTCCTGGGGGGGACCGCGGTCGGGCTCGGGGTAGGCGACAAGCTCTCGCCGGCACTGGCCAAAGCGCAGGTGGACTGGGTGCTGGTTTTCGCCGACTACGGACTGTCGACCCCGGACGTATTCCGCACGCTGGATGGGCTGCGGGATTCGGAAGGCGCGGAGGTTCCGGAACCCGTGGAGGTGGATCCGACCATCCTCCAGGCCCTACGGAACGGCGATCCTGAAACCCTGAGCCGGGTCCTCGTCAACGATCTGCAAAGAGCCTCGATTGCCCTGGCCCCGCAGCTTCGCGACACAATCGGGCTTGGGGAGGCGCAAGGCGCCCTGGCCGGAATGGTCTCAGGCTCCGGACCCACCGTGGCCCTCCTGGCGAGGGATCCCGGCGCCGCCTCCGTGCTGGCCGAAGACCTGACACATCGGGGGCACAACGCCATCGCTGTGCACGGACCCGTGCCAGGCGCCCGGATCATCTCCGATACCCTCCTTTAG
- a CDS encoding DUF58 domain-containing protein yields MALVDRLPKHLFTNRGWGLLAAGVVSIVCAHIMGRRDLLTLAVFLILLPLVALAGVRILKPKFQVYREFNPSSVETAMATTVRLAVARTSYGTGQVVMEEQLPPRFGDPPAFRFPARSATGGTSRYEYHLRSGKRGQFRIGPVTAEFSDPFGLSLRRHSIDDGDLLTVTPAAVELPATGLAGARGNDGVTATRIRANPSDDDIMTREYRHGDPMRRVHWPATARHGQLMVRQEESVTTPEATIVLDQRLAAFAPSTGSVFGSHDEDTDLLTTPGFEWVVTAAMSISAHLSERNYSLRMLDASGHPAFSHSKSAPDATAEEFNGAGGLHAIAEGLAAIELSGPRHHRPEHARQDEEASADRRNPGRTPAAVRGPGRAARNLDESPEGGDSAFDDLLMDKLAAHRLRGPLLALLGNLTVPEAKALAPAAAYGANAFALLVTDSSRNNEQVLEILRQGGWRAVAVTSRTPLAAAWAAFDEGGMVAAAAAAMDVRRGAAVPR; encoded by the coding sequence ATGGCACTCGTGGATCGGCTTCCCAAGCATCTGTTCACCAACCGGGGTTGGGGTTTGCTGGCCGCAGGCGTGGTGTCCATCGTCTGTGCCCACATCATGGGCCGGCGCGATTTGCTCACCTTGGCAGTGTTCCTGATTTTGCTGCCCCTTGTGGCACTGGCGGGGGTCCGTATCCTCAAACCTAAATTCCAGGTGTACCGGGAGTTCAATCCCTCAAGTGTGGAAACCGCCATGGCAACCACCGTGCGGTTGGCCGTGGCCCGCACCTCGTACGGCACCGGCCAGGTGGTCATGGAGGAGCAGCTTCCGCCCCGTTTCGGAGATCCGCCCGCGTTCCGCTTCCCTGCCCGCTCCGCCACCGGCGGAACCAGCCGCTATGAGTACCATCTCCGTTCCGGGAAGCGCGGCCAATTCCGGATCGGTCCGGTCACCGCGGAGTTCAGCGATCCGTTTGGCCTGTCCTTGCGCCGCCATTCAATCGACGACGGCGACCTCCTTACCGTGACGCCCGCCGCCGTCGAACTTCCCGCGACGGGACTGGCCGGGGCCCGGGGAAATGACGGCGTCACGGCAACCCGGATCCGCGCCAACCCGAGCGATGACGACATCATGACCCGCGAGTACCGCCATGGTGATCCGATGCGCCGGGTTCACTGGCCGGCAACGGCGCGCCACGGGCAATTGATGGTGCGCCAGGAAGAGTCCGTGACCACTCCCGAGGCCACGATCGTCCTGGACCAGCGGCTGGCAGCCTTTGCTCCAAGCACCGGCTCGGTCTTCGGGAGCCATGACGAGGACACTGATCTGCTGACCACGCCCGGTTTCGAGTGGGTGGTGACCGCTGCAATGTCCATCAGCGCACACCTGTCCGAGCGGAACTATTCGCTGCGAATGTTGGACGCCTCGGGGCATCCCGCCTTCAGCCACTCAAAATCCGCTCCTGACGCCACCGCGGAGGAATTCAACGGGGCGGGCGGCCTGCACGCCATCGCCGAGGGCCTGGCAGCAATTGAGTTGTCCGGTCCCCGGCATCACCGGCCCGAGCACGCCCGTCAGGACGAAGAAGCGTCTGCGGACCGGCGCAACCCGGGCAGGACCCCTGCTGCCGTCAGAGGCCCCGGCCGCGCCGCCAGGAACCTCGATGAATCGCCGGAAGGCGGAGACTCGGCTTTCGATGACCTGCTCATGGACAAGCTCGCGGCCCATCGGCTGCGCGGCCCCCTCCTGGCGCTGCTCGGCAACCTGACCGTGCCCGAGGCCAAAGCCCTGGCTCCGGCTGCCGCATATGGGGCCAACGCTTTTGCGCTGCTGGTTACTGATTCCTCCCGCAACAACGAGCAAGTCCTGGAGATTCTGCGGCAGGGTGGATGGCGGGCCGTCGCCGTCACGTCAAGGACCCCGTTGGCGGCTGCCTGGGCGGCGTTTGATGAGGGCGGAATGGTTGCTGCGGCTGCGGCCGCCATGGACGTCCGACGGGGAGCGGCGGTGCCACGATGA